Proteins found in one Maridesulfovibrio sp. genomic segment:
- a CDS encoding Na(+)/H(+) antiporter subunit D, with product MTFNAFLHPALAFIALALALPFFRGKQWKWFLLIPPIIAIAVVFTATLGNFGVLPYLGNVLVLGRVDKLSLVFANVFAIQSLIGMIYALHVDDKAHHAAAALYVAGSFGCVFAGDYLTLFIFWELMSVASTFLIWLHRTKTSSAAGFRYFMFHTLGGLFLLGGMLLRYSDIGTFAFLPVDPQGMEYYDWLIMIGFCVNAAVVPLHAWLPDAYPEATIPGAVFMCAFTTKTAVYVLARGFSGVYALAVAGTFMAVYGVLYASMENNARRILSYHIVSQVGYMVAGIGIGTAMCLNGAVAHAYAHILYKGLLFMSVGTVLYAVGSADLDRLGGLVGKLPVVMLLYMVGAVSISGMPFFNGFISKTMTITGAAESHHTLLAIGLEIAAVGTFLSVGIKLPYFAFWNKPAKTDIKLKPIPKNMYVAMGIAAFLCIAQGVYPQMLYKLLPFPVDYEPYTPWHLLQASMLLAFTGAGFWIMRKVIIPHHGRNLDFDKLYRFIGNMGLLLVCRPIAWADSIWTTVYRVIGLKWLMDSAAGSSWFDRKGIDTVVDGTAYTVRNIGKTGAKIQTGRLQDYLGMAVFIALCVYGLVWYFG from the coding sequence ATGACGTTTAACGCTTTTCTCCATCCGGCTTTGGCTTTTATCGCGCTGGCATTGGCTTTGCCCTTTTTTCGGGGCAAACAGTGGAAATGGTTTCTGCTTATCCCGCCGATTATCGCTATCGCGGTTGTTTTCACCGCTACTCTCGGTAATTTCGGAGTTCTGCCTTATCTGGGCAATGTTCTGGTGCTCGGGCGTGTGGATAAGCTTTCGCTGGTCTTTGCCAACGTTTTTGCCATTCAGTCGCTAATCGGTATGATCTATGCCCTGCATGTGGATGACAAAGCGCATCACGCTGCTGCGGCCCTTTATGTTGCCGGGTCATTCGGCTGTGTTTTTGCCGGAGATTATCTGACCCTGTTTATCTTCTGGGAACTCATGTCCGTGGCTTCCACATTCCTTATCTGGCTGCACCGGACTAAAACTTCCTCCGCTGCCGGGTTCCGCTACTTTATGTTTCACACATTGGGCGGACTCTTTCTGCTGGGTGGAATGCTGCTCCGTTATTCGGATATAGGCACTTTCGCTTTTCTGCCTGTGGACCCGCAGGGTATGGAGTATTACGACTGGCTGATCATGATCGGCTTTTGCGTAAACGCCGCTGTTGTTCCGCTGCATGCATGGCTGCCTGACGCTTATCCCGAAGCAACCATTCCCGGCGCGGTCTTCATGTGCGCTTTTACCACCAAGACTGCGGTCTATGTGCTGGCTCGCGGATTCTCCGGTGTCTACGCGCTGGCGGTGGCCGGAACATTCATGGCTGTCTACGGAGTGCTTTATGCGTCGATGGAAAACAATGCCCGCAGGATTCTTTCCTACCACATTGTTTCGCAGGTCGGTTACATGGTCGCGGGTATCGGTATCGGTACAGCCATGTGTCTTAACGGAGCTGTCGCTCATGCCTATGCCCATATCCTTTATAAAGGACTGCTCTTTATGAGTGTGGGTACTGTGCTTTACGCAGTCGGTTCCGCAGATCTTGACCGTCTGGGAGGACTTGTCGGAAAATTGCCGGTGGTCATGCTCCTTTATATGGTCGGGGCGGTTTCCATTTCCGGTATGCCGTTCTTTAACGGATTCATCTCTAAAACCATGACCATTACCGGGGCTGCTGAATCACATCACACCCTGCTGGCAATCGGTCTTGAAATCGCCGCGGTGGGTACTTTCCTCTCGGTAGGTATAAAACTGCCGTATTTCGCCTTCTGGAATAAACCGGCGAAGACGGACATTAAGCTTAAGCCTATTCCTAAAAATATGTATGTGGCCATGGGCATCGCGGCTTTCCTGTGTATCGCGCAGGGTGTGTATCCGCAGATGCTTTATAAGCTGCTGCCTTTCCCTGTTGATTACGAACCTTACACTCCGTGGCACCTGTTGCAGGCTTCCATGCTGCTGGCCTTTACCGGAGCAGGGTTCTGGATCATGCGCAAGGTCATCATCCCGCATCATGGACGAAACCTCGACTTCGACAAGCTTTATCGCTTTATCGGTAACATGGGGCTGCTGCTGGTTTGCCGTCCCATCGCCTGGGCGGATTCCATATGGACCACCGTCTACCGGGTTATCGGCCTGAAATGGTTGATGGATTCTGCTGCCGGGTCGTCATGGTTTGATCGAAAGGGTATTGATACCGTTGTGGACGGCACCGCTTACACGGTTAGAAATATCGGTAAGACAGGAGCCAAGATACAGACCGGACGCTTGCAGGATTATCTCGGGATGGCTGTGTTCATCGCGCTCTGCGTCTACGGCTTAGTCTGGTACTTCGGATAA
- a CDS encoding monovalent cation/H+ antiporter subunit D family protein: MTVSTELITSARILVPLGITLVAPFLIWFFRENINRREAVSVWAGILTFISVVSMVPDALDGKIVEYTLFTILPGVNVSFAADGLSFIFALIASLLWVFATSYNIGYMRSLNEHAQTRYYFCFAVAIFGAIGVAFSANIFTLYLFYEVISVFTYPLVAHHQDDEGFKGARKYMVYLMGTSKLFLLPAMVMTYVLCGTLDFHLGDVAQGIFPADADPTLVTVTYVLYIAGLAKAALMPFHNWLPSAMVAPTPVSALLHAVAVVKAGVFSVSRVILSGFGVDLMDKLGLGLPTAYLAAFTIVTASLIALTKDDIKARLAYSTVSQLSYIIIGVAMLTPDAVQGGLMHIAHHAFSKITLFFGAGAIYVATHLKKISLMDGLGRRMPWTFGAFAIATLSMIGVPPACGFATKWYLVKGAVGIGQWGLLIALLASTLLNAGYFAPIVYRAFFKAPAEGANIEQYNEAPLCMVVPLFTTALISIWLGLYPQTFLNFINVFGKF, translated from the coding sequence ATGACAGTTAGCACTGAACTCATCACCAGCGCGCGAATTCTTGTTCCGCTCGGAATCACTCTTGTTGCTCCGTTCTTGATTTGGTTTTTCCGTGAGAATATCAACCGACGCGAGGCCGTATCGGTCTGGGCCGGAATACTGACCTTTATTTCAGTTGTTTCCATGGTCCCGGATGCTTTGGACGGCAAAATCGTAGAGTATACCCTGTTCACCATCTTACCTGGTGTGAATGTCTCCTTTGCGGCGGACGGGCTGTCCTTCATTTTCGCCCTTATCGCCTCATTGCTCTGGGTGTTCGCAACGAGTTACAATATCGGGTATATGCGTTCTCTGAACGAGCATGCCCAGACCCGGTATTATTTCTGCTTTGCGGTGGCCATTTTCGGAGCCATCGGAGTTGCCTTCTCGGCAAATATATTCACCCTCTATCTTTTCTACGAAGTTATTTCCGTGTTCACGTATCCGCTGGTTGCCCATCATCAGGACGATGAAGGTTTCAAGGGAGCACGTAAATACATGGTTTACCTGATGGGTACATCGAAACTTTTTCTGCTGCCGGCAATGGTTATGACCTATGTGCTCTGCGGAACTCTCGATTTCCATCTCGGCGATGTGGCGCAGGGAATTTTCCCGGCGGACGCCGATCCCACATTGGTAACAGTTACCTACGTGTTATACATCGCCGGTCTGGCCAAGGCCGCGCTGATGCCGTTCCATAACTGGCTTCCTTCCGCCATGGTCGCGCCGACTCCGGTCTCCGCGTTGCTGCATGCTGTGGCGGTTGTTAAGGCCGGGGTCTTTTCCGTATCCCGGGTGATCCTTTCCGGATTCGGTGTTGATCTCATGGATAAACTGGGGCTGGGATTACCTACGGCGTATCTAGCGGCGTTCACCATTGTCACCGCCTCGCTGATTGCCTTAACCAAGGATGATATCAAAGCAAGGCTAGCTTATTCAACGGTCAGTCAGCTTTCCTACATTATTATAGGTGTGGCCATGCTGACCCCGGACGCAGTGCAGGGCGGTCTGATGCACATCGCTCACCACGCTTTTTCAAAAATCACGCTGTTTTTTGGTGCCGGTGCCATTTATGTGGCAACCCACCTTAAAAAGATCAGCCTCATGGATGGTCTGGGCAGGCGAATGCCATGGACTTTCGGGGCCTTCGCCATTGCGACACTCTCCATGATCGGGGTTCCGCCGGCATGTGGATTCGCAACCAAATGGTATCTTGTGAAAGGCGCGGTTGGCATAGGACAGTGGGGACTTCTCATTGCCTTGCTTGCAAGTACTCTGCTCAATGCCGGTTACTTCGCTCCCATCGTCTACCGGGCTTTCTTTAAAGCTCCTGCAGAGGGCGCCAATATTGAACAGTACAATGAAGCACCTCTGTGCATGGTTGTCCCGCTGTTCACCACGGCCCTGATTTCGATTTGGCTGGGGCTTTATCCCCAGACTTTTCTGAACTTCATCAACGTGTTCGGCAAATTCTAA
- a CDS encoding NADH-quinone oxidoreductase subunit M, with the protein MQEIAYPVLTVLVFFPLLAALGLFFLRGDNTIRVYTLIVSVIELVLSFPLFAGFKLESAAFQFVERMDWVRQWGVEYYLGTDGISFLMVILTIAVLPLCVLCSWTYISTRVKEFHFCLLFMTSACVGVFTALDLVLFYVFWEAMLIPMYLLIAVWGGPEKRYASLKFFLYTLAGSALLLVAIVAFRVAGGTFAIPELMEQNFSFSFQFWAFLALALAFAIKVPMFPFHTWLPAAHVQAPTAGSVILASVLLKMGTYGFLRFNLPLTPAASEYFAPVMIAISIAGILYGGIVALGQNDIKKVIAYSSVGHMGFVTLGIFLFNQRGLEGALFQMLNHGITTGGLFMLIGTVYERSHSRELGDNLGLGKYMPAYMFFWGLFALSSFGFPGTNSFVGEILVFIGAFKQNPWIGAFMVPGAMVAAAYMLRVSLKLAWGRPTSWKEWPDLNLREWSYLVVPAVFVFYIGLAPGLCFKVMDASLIKLEKDVKEGAKIVSIQKEDPLQMAFNSLKGIVK; encoded by the coding sequence ATGCAAGAAATAGCTTATCCTGTTCTGACTGTCCTCGTGTTCTTTCCGCTGCTGGCGGCCTTGGGGCTTTTCTTCCTCCGGGGGGATAATACCATCAGGGTTTACACGCTTATTGTGTCAGTCATTGAACTCGTGCTTTCGTTCCCGCTTTTTGCCGGATTCAAACTTGAATCCGCGGCCTTTCAGTTCGTGGAAAGAATGGATTGGGTAAGGCAGTGGGGCGTAGAATATTACCTCGGCACAGACGGAATCAGTTTCCTGATGGTGATTTTGACCATCGCTGTGCTGCCGCTGTGTGTGCTTTGTTCGTGGACTTATATCAGCACACGGGTCAAGGAATTCCACTTTTGTCTGCTGTTTATGACCTCAGCCTGTGTAGGAGTCTTTACCGCTCTTGATTTAGTCCTCTTTTATGTGTTCTGGGAAGCGATGCTGATACCTATGTATCTGTTAATCGCGGTCTGGGGCGGACCTGAAAAACGTTATGCATCGCTCAAGTTTTTTCTCTATACTCTGGCGGGATCGGCATTATTACTGGTTGCCATCGTCGCTTTCAGGGTTGCGGGAGGAACTTTCGCAATTCCGGAACTCATGGAGCAGAATTTCAGCTTCAGCTTTCAGTTCTGGGCTTTTCTGGCTTTGGCCCTCGCTTTTGCCATCAAAGTCCCCATGTTCCCTTTCCACACATGGCTTCCTGCCGCTCACGTACAAGCTCCGACAGCTGGATCAGTGATTCTTGCTTCGGTGCTTTTGAAGATGGGAACCTACGGCTTCCTGCGCTTCAACCTGCCGCTGACTCCTGCGGCCAGTGAGTATTTTGCCCCGGTCATGATCGCCATATCCATAGCCGGAATTCTTTACGGCGGGATTGTCGCGCTCGGGCAGAACGACATTAAGAAAGTTATCGCCTACTCCTCTGTTGGCCATATGGGTTTTGTAACACTTGGTATTTTCCTCTTTAATCAGCGTGGGCTGGAAGGGGCTTTGTTTCAGATGCTCAACCACGGTATTACCACCGGCGGACTGTTCATGCTGATCGGTACCGTTTACGAACGCAGCCACAGCCGTGAACTGGGAGATAACCTCGGACTCGGAAAATATATGCCCGCATATATGTTCTTCTGGGGCCTGTTTGCACTTTCCTCCTTCGGCTTTCCCGGTACAAACAGTTTTGTGGGCGAGATACTCGTTTTCATAGGCGCGTTTAAGCAGAATCCGTGGATCGGAGCATTTATGGTTCCCGGTGCCATGGTTGCGGCGGCCTACATGTTGCGTGTTTCACTCAAGTTGGCCTGGGGCCGTCCTACTTCATGGAAAGAGTGGCCTGATCTCAATCTGCGAGAGTGGTCTTATCTGGTTGTTCCAGCGGTGTTTGTATTCTATATCGGCCTCGCACCGGGGCTTTGTTTCAAGGTTATGGATGCCTCGCTGATCAAGCTGGAAAAGGATGTGAAGGAAGGGGCCAAGATCGTTTCCATTCAAAAGGAAGATCCTCTGCAAATGGCATTTAATTCCCTCAAGGGAATTGTGAAATAG